DNA sequence from the Armigeres subalbatus isolate Guangzhou_Male chromosome 1, GZ_Asu_2, whole genome shotgun sequence genome:
aaaataatcaaaaaaaaaacattataacGTTGTCTATTAAAAAAATGGTTCGAAATATGAGGTTATGCTTTTGATTATACTCGTAATATATTCATTTAATAAATTGCAgacgacaattttttttcttgaaatgtttTGATTGATTTATAGTGTTGATTGCATTTCGTGTACTTAATGAATCATTTTCGGAATATcataacatttgaaaatatttcagtaaCTTGGCTATTCCTTGCCATGTTTAATTTTTATGATTCATATGCAGTTCCGCGTATCGTGCGGATTTCGCAACCATTGTACACACATTGTATTGCATACATATATGAAATCTGCTGAATATAAGCAGCCGACCGAATACCAAATGAGCGCCAGTTCAGTTCAGGTGGTCATTTAAGACGGTTCAGTTTGTGGTCGATAGTAAATCTCCAACCATGGTCAGCGCTGATGAGTTGAACACAGCTTTACAAGCGTGCGGTTATAGCTCGTTGGGTTACGATGAAGCCCAGACCATCGTCAAGCACATCAATGGGTCTATCAGCAATAAGAACGAAGCAGCAATGTTTATTGCCCAGCTGATTCACGAGAGCGGTGGCTTCCAGCATCGCGTTGAAACCGGAAGGGGACGCGGCTACGACTATGGAAGCACCAGCTACTACGGCCGGGGTTATCTTCAACTGACTCACGACTACAATTATAGGGATGCTTCGTGGGACATTTTCAAAGATGATCGACTGGTTAACAATCCTGATTTTGTGTCGAATAGTGTGGATATGTCGATGCGCGTTTCAGTGTGGTTCTGGGAGACGCGCGTTCGCCCAAAAGGAGGTCCTGCTGATAATAATTTTGGTTTGACGACAAAAGCGATCAACGGTGGTTTGGAGCCACCGGGCAGTTCCGGTGCAATTAGACGTTTTAATATGTACAGAAAGGTTGCCGATGCGCTGGGAGTCAGAAATCCTGCGAGCCAATAAGTGAATTAGCATCCTTGTAGTTTCACAatcgtcgtgcggggcttcttcgGAAATCGGGGGCTACATTGGTAATTTTGAAACCGGAATTATaacataaattaaaatcaaattgccACTATCAACAATCGTCGAgatgcttgtcgattgttgaaatggcaactttttgtttctgtattttttttcgtttaccttttttagaaaatcataaTTTCAAAGTAGTCCCCGGactcaaaagaagccccgcacgacagTATAGGAAACATGTTCTAACTTATGAGAGTTAATGAATAGAACACCAATGTAAgctatatttttgtatttttttttattgtagagAAATAAACAATATAGTGGATCCACCATTATTTTAAATCTGGCATTCCTCCTCTTCGCTGATGACACATTTTATAAGATACACCGGGAAAAGGGCAAAGGGAAAATAGTTCAAATTTctgtagaacaattttttttccaattggtGGTGATTTTGTTGTGAAATAGGTACTGCTGATTCGgttggtctaaccggtagtaccgaaaccggtattACCGACCAGttttcagaccgcatcgtgctttcgtgctgtgcggttctttctctctttgcggaaggaagtttttaatactacccgaagctattttaatttcaacagtgcttctcagcgctatttgtacccactgatcccgttacgatctttgcaaggacccgtgccttcgttttacgttggacccgtttgcggaagtaaaattccgacaagcggtggtaatcctgcagggacaccgttctggaaaaaaccctcttagaaggtcacgtctccacgctcagcaatgagcattaataaaaacaagaggaagggggagtttCTGAATTCttcacttccttcaaagaaacaaggttttaagaccgtcctgcccaagcgcggaaaaaatagaaggaagctggagacttcagatattccttctaaatctaatgttgacattgtttcttctcctatcgaactgagcaatcagttcgatttgattaatgatgaaattgagcaaatcgaatcttcctctagcccaggtgattcgattcatgcgaagaaacaacggattccgccaattggggtatctgttgccgagttttctggcttccggaatgagattttgagtaaccttcaggggatcaaggtttcatttcagattgctaggaagggtgactgccgcgttttgccgggatcttttgacgatcgcaaacgtcttcttcagtatttaactgagaagcgccataaattcttcacatacgacgacaaaactgagcgattgttcaaagtcgtcttgaaaggtctccccaatgatgacaaatcactggatgagattaaaattgaaattgctcaattacttggattttcaccagtccaagtaattaagatgaaaatgAAATCCCACTCTattacttcccagaggggcatttctcaagaattttatttaattcattttaacaaaagtgaactaaataatatgaaaagtttggaaaaggcctgtattatgtcccatgtccgtgttacatgggaacatttccgcaggtctgggggaaatttccaaaaccccacccagtgccgtaagtgccaaaagtgggatcatggaaccaaacattgtcacatggatgctaaatacatgatttgtggtggaacctctcacgccaaggacgcatgtcctgtgagagaagattccaataaatttaaatgcacaaattgtgggggcaatcataaatccaatttctgggaatgcccttcacgcaaaaaagttttgaattcccgtgcaaaattgatgacgggaaattccaatcggatcccagattcgacgggtagaaatttttcaaacgctcaaatttcgaaaccagttaccggtcgagcaattcatacccaccacaattcacaaacaaattttgccgctcgtcaacgggt
Encoded proteins:
- the LOC134205138 gene encoding uncharacterized protein LOC134205138, with the protein product MVSADELNTALQACGYSSLGYDEAQTIVKHINGSISNKNEAAMFIAQLIHESGGFQHRVETGRGRGYDYGSTSYYGRGYLQLTHDYNYRDASWDIFKDDRLVNNPDFVSNSVDMSMRVSVWFWETRVRPKGGPADNNFGLTTKAINGGLEPPGSSGAIRRFNMYRKVADALGVRNPASQ